A stretch of the Vibrio stylophorae genome encodes the following:
- a CDS encoding ParB/RepB/Spo0J family partition protein — MAIKTSDLNAKLFAKADKRRATTVDEAQQAAKDKAAFIELAVAGEQTVQFELVKIQAADVAQKTCVFAQNAREQSFLNEHALADILSTLKKSGQQFPAVGRWTDDGKIEVLDGSRRRMACILAAQDFLVYVGKNISLKHAKFLSDVANAHKPLSLYERGKEMQAMLASGEVVDQKELAKVCQCSEALVSGALKAATLPRELLQAYPSVSEIGRPTVVKLHRQFFALDAEQQQALLGKLESSNELWQHVDAQGLSRITKEVTAVLETWMSDIKPLQVTKNPATELIKGKVNYVRKGNQLTIAMKQLSEAQIANILQYIESQYQ, encoded by the coding sequence ATGGCCATTAAAACCTCGGATCTCAATGCCAAACTTTTTGCCAAGGCTGATAAGCGCCGAGCGACCACAGTGGACGAGGCGCAACAAGCTGCAAAGGATAAAGCTGCATTTATTGAACTTGCCGTTGCGGGTGAACAAACGGTTCAATTTGAATTAGTGAAAATTCAAGCAGCAGATGTGGCTCAAAAAACCTGTGTGTTTGCACAAAATGCACGTGAGCAATCCTTCCTGAACGAGCATGCGTTGGCTGATATTTTATCAACGCTGAAAAAGAGTGGTCAGCAGTTCCCTGCGGTCGGTCGATGGACTGATGATGGCAAAATTGAAGTGCTCGATGGGAGCCGTCGTCGCATGGCTTGTATTCTCGCAGCGCAAGACTTTCTTGTGTATGTGGGCAAAAATATTAGCCTTAAGCATGCTAAATTCTTATCAGATGTCGCCAATGCTCATAAACCATTGTCGCTTTATGAGCGTGGTAAAGAGATGCAGGCGATGCTTGCTTCGGGTGAAGTTGTCGATCAAAAAGAGCTGGCAAAAGTCTGTCAATGCAGTGAAGCCTTGGTGAGCGGTGCGCTTAAAGCCGCTACCCTACCCCGTGAATTGTTGCAAGCTTATCCAAGTGTGAGCGAAATTGGTCGCCCAACGGTCGTGAAATTGCATCGTCAATTTTTTGCCCTCGATGCTGAGCAGCAACAAGCACTGTTGGGTAAGTTGGAAAGCTCAAATGAACTTTGGCAGCATGTGGATGCGCAGGGCTTAAGCCGAATCACCAAAGAGGTGACGGCGGTTTTAGAAACTTGGATGTCTGACATTAAGCCATTGCAAGTCACTAAAAATCCAGCGACTGAACTTATCAAGGGTAAAGTCAATTATGTGCGTAAAGGCAATCAATTGACCATTGCGATGAAACAATTGAGCGAAGCGCAAATAGCAAACATTCTTCAGTATATTGAATCACAATATCAGTAA
- a CDS encoding ParA family protein, with the protein MKREKTINNLLSIAEQTKQVQADRIQIVMEERRDVLFPPMSKALMETRSGLTRRKLDDAIARMEQAGHQFTKNNANHYSITLEEAHELMNAAEIPAYHDKIDGQQRPWIVNVQNQKGGTGKSMTAVHLAACLALNLEKRYRICLIDLDPQGSLRLFLNPQISVEGQENIYSAVDIMLDNVPQGAVVDSDFLQQNVLLPTQYPNLKTIAAFPDDAMFNAEAWQQLAVNQSLDIVRLLKEKVIDKISDDFDIIMMDTGPHVDPLVWNAMYAANALIIPCAAKRLDWASTVNFFQHLPTVYEMFPGDWHGLEFVRLMPTMFEDDNKKQVSVLTEMNYLLAEQVMMATIPRSRAFETCADTYSTVFDLTMTDFEGGKKTLSTAQDAVQRAALELERVMHSHWSQLNEE; encoded by the coding sequence ATGAAAAGGGAAAAAACCATCAATAATCTGCTTTCGATTGCTGAACAAACAAAGCAAGTACAAGCGGATCGTATCCAAATTGTAATGGAAGAGCGACGTGATGTGCTTTTTCCTCCAATGTCTAAAGCCTTGATGGAAACGCGTTCTGGTTTAACGCGTCGTAAGTTGGATGATGCCATTGCACGAATGGAACAAGCGGGCCATCAATTTACCAAAAATAATGCAAACCACTATTCTATTACCTTGGAAGAAGCGCATGAATTGATGAATGCCGCTGAAATTCCAGCCTATCATGACAAAATCGATGGTCAGCAACGACCATGGATTGTGAACGTACAAAACCAAAAAGGTGGTACGGGTAAGTCAATGACAGCAGTTCATTTGGCCGCTTGTCTTGCTCTGAATTTAGAAAAGCGTTATCGCATCTGCTTAATTGACCTTGATCCTCAGGGCTCATTGCGTCTTTTCTTGAATCCACAAATCAGTGTGGAAGGACAAGAGAATATCTACTCAGCTGTCGATATTATGCTCGATAACGTGCCACAGGGGGCTGTTGTTGACAGTGATTTTCTGCAACAGAATGTCTTATTGCCAACACAATATCCAAATTTAAAAACCATTGCTGCCTTTCCTGATGATGCCATGTTTAACGCTGAAGCATGGCAACAACTGGCTGTGAATCAGTCTTTAGATATCGTTCGTCTACTGAAAGAAAAAGTGATTGATAAGATCAGTGATGATTTTGACATCATCATGATGGATACCGGTCCACACGTTGACCCGTTGGTATGGAATGCCATGTACGCGGCCAATGCACTGATTATTCCGTGCGCCGCTAAGCGTTTAGACTGGGCGTCGACCGTCAACTTCTTCCAGCATTTGCCGACGGTATATGAAATGTTCCCAGGCGATTGGCATGGCCTTGAGTTTGTCCGCTTGATGCCAACCATGTTTGAAGATGACAACAAGAAACAGGTTTCTGTTCTCACTGAGATGAATTACTTACTTGCCGAGCAAGTGATGATGGCGACGATTCCGCGTAGTCGTGCATTTGAAACCTGCGCAGATACTTATAGTACTGTGTTTGACTTAACCATGACTGATTTTGAAGGGGGCAAAAAAACCCTCTCGACTGCGCAAGATGCAGTCCAGCGCGCCGCATTAGAACTAGAGCGCGTGATGCATAGCCACTGGTCACAATTGAATGAGGAATAA